One Helianthus annuus cultivar XRQ/B chromosome 12, HanXRQr2.0-SUNRISE, whole genome shotgun sequence genomic region harbors:
- the LOC110921478 gene encoding uncharacterized protein LOC110921478, with amino-acid sequence MALEWVVLGYAAAAEAVMVLLLTIPGLGPLRKGLVAVIRNLLKPFLSIVPFCLFLFMDIYWKYETRPTCDTAESCTPTEHLRHQKSIMKSQRNMLLIVTALVFYWLLFSVTQLVVKIDQLNSRVEKLKNN; translated from the coding sequence ATGGCACTAGAATGGGTCGTTCTCGGTTACGCCGCAGCGGCAGAGGCCGTTATGGTCCTCCTCCTCACCATCCCGGGCCTCGGCCCACTCCGCAAAGGTTTAGTCGCCGTTATCCGTAACCTCCTCAAACCGTTTTTATCTATTGTTccgttttgtttgtttttgttcaTGGATATTTACTGGAAGTATGAGACCCGGCCCACGTGTGATACGGCTGAGTCGTGTACCCCAACAGAGCATCTGCGCCACCAGAAGTCGATCATGAAGAGCCAGCGGAACATGCTGTTGATTGTAACCGCGTTGGTGTTCTATTGGCTGTTGTTTTCGGTTACTCAATTGGTTGTTAAGATTGATCAGTTGAACAGCAGGGTCGAGAAGTTGAAGAATAATTGA